Proteins found in one Arcobacter sp. F2176 genomic segment:
- a CDS encoding flagellar biosynthetic protein FliR — MEALLSLLNESTVINFLLLFARILAFMAFMPIFGHKVVNVRMRAALSFYVTLFLFPMLEIESQVTSSGFLIAILSEATLGLIASMLVNIIFNAVKMIGEFVGYATALSMASFFDPASGTNEGILARLMFYISLAVFFESGMYEMTFSILAKSFTIVHLGAFDIYSYDGIKLLIDEINRMFAFTFAFAFPLFFIGFVIDIYYAYGTKSMPAFSPFVITFQLKFALIMIFIMMGMEVFTEAFTNYFITKFQ, encoded by the coding sequence ATGGAAGCATTATTATCTTTACTTAATGAAAGTACGGTAATAAATTTTTTATTACTTTTTGCTAGAATTTTAGCTTTTATGGCTTTTATGCCAATATTTGGACATAAAGTTGTAAATGTTAGAATGAGAGCAGCTTTATCTTTTTATGTAACACTTTTTTTGTTTCCTATGCTTGAGATTGAGTCTCAAGTTACTTCAAGTGGATTTTTAATTGCCATACTTTCAGAAGCAACTTTAGGATTAATTGCATCTATGCTTGTAAATATTATATTTAATGCTGTAAAAATGATTGGTGAGTTTGTTGGTTATGCAACTGCTCTTTCAATGGCTAGTTTTTTTGATCCCGCTTCTGGTACAAATGAAGGTATTCTAGCAAGGTTAATGTTCTACATTAGTCTTGCAGTATTTTTTGAATCTGGAATGTATGAAATGACTTTTTCAATTTTAGCAAAAAGTTTTACAATAGTTCACTTAGGTGCATTTGATATTTATTCATATGATGGAATAAAATTACTTATTGATGAGATTAATAGAATGTTTGCTTTTACTTTTGCTTTTGCCTTTCCTTTATTTTTTATAGGTTTTGTAATTGATATTTATTATGCCTATGGTACAAAATCTATGCCAGCATTTTCACCTTTTGTTATTACTTTTCAGTTAAAATTTGCTTTAATTATGATATTTATTATGATGGGTATGGAAGTTTTCACTGAAGCTTTTACTAATTATTTTATTACAAAATTTCAATAG